The region AACCGCGAACACGTCCGAAGCGGATGAATCCCCTGACAGACTCGGCATCGGAACGATCGAGTTCCTCGAGAACATCTGTCGATGAGCTGGCGACGTTGGTTGCGATGGGACGGCATGGCTGGCGCAAAGAGATGAGAGAAGCAGAGAGAAAAAGAACGACTGGATgatagaacaaaaaaaataataattagtgGATACGCTTTACTCTCACAGTTATGGACATTGAACGCATAGACATTGGACATGTCTAGTGACATGTGACATGAGCGAGGATATCCGACGGATCTTCTGACATCGCCGAAATTGGTCTGGAGTTGAGGCATGCCTCGATCCGACACAGTAGAGTGGATAACTCTTCAAGGGTATACTTAAAGTTACCTGTCGTCTTGTAGAAGTGAGTCTTGAAACTCTTGACTCCTGCTTCCCACaggcctcccatatggggGGCGCCTGGAGGGTTGAAATGCCAGGATAGGCTCTGGTGACTAAATGACGAGGTAACCTTTTCCTTAACCGCAGCGATGAAATCTTCTGTGAGGGCCTTCTCCGCACCCACAAAAGTCTTTCCGTTGTCCGAGTAAAGATGGAGAGGGCACCCTCTTCTGGCCGCGAACCTTGAGAAGGCTCCGAGGAATTTCTCCGTGGTCAAGTCCGAAGTGGCTTCCAAATGGATGGCCTTCGTACTGATGCACACGAAGACGCAGACATAGCCCTTCGTGATTCGACAGGCACGACCTGAATAGCTTTTGACATCAAACGATCCCGCGAAGGCGAGTCCTGTGTGTGTAAAGGGTCGCGAATAGGTCGCTCTGGACTGAGGTAGTTTACCCATTAGCTGGGACTGCACCTTCTTCCGGTGAATGACACACACCTTGCAGGTCGTGGTCACACGTTTGATCAGGTTCCGCAGCTTCGGAATCCAGTATCTCGTCCGGATGAGACGAACCATAAGCTGGTTTCCCCCGTGTATGGAGATACGGTGAGTAAATGTGACCAGAAGCTCTGCTAGTTTGAAATGGTACGCCAAAAGGATAGGATGACGTTCGTCGTAGGATAACGAGTCAGATGCAGTCAAACGACCGCATGACCTCATGATGCCGTCAGCATCCAGGAACGGATTAAGGTTGAGGATACAACTGGACGAGGGAAGCTGTCCTTTGGATTGCAGGATGTTGTATTCCTCTGGATAGTCGGCCCGTTGAGTTTGCCTAATAAGCATGAGTTGTATATGGGCGAGTTCTTTACTGCTTAAGTCTGTAGAAGAAGGCGTAGGAATGCGTCTGCAGCGGTTGATGAACCGCTGCACAAAAGCCATGACTCGCAGCATGCGATTGAAGTTTGAAAAACGCTCTAGGAGATCCCATGCTGGACACGCTAAATGGCACCGGACGGATCGTCTTTCGAGTTAAAGGTCCGATACCGCTTCGTGCGACGTGGGCCAGGCGACTTGCGGCTGAATCAGCCACGACGGGCCATGCCACCAGAGGTCACTACTTGCCAGCTCTTCAGCCGTGACACCACGACTGGCTAGATATGCTGGATTGTGCTCGGAACGCACATGTGACCATTGGCTGGCATCTGTATTTAGAGCAATCTTAGTCACTCGATTCGCTACGAAGGTGGTCCATTGACATGGTGGCTTGTTCAACCATGCCAACACAATGGTGGAATCAGTCCAGAAAAACGTCTCTATTCGACCAAACGGGATGTGAGGAAGAATTGCAGCCCACAGGTCAGCAAGAAGAACTGCACCACACAATTCTAAGCGCGGGAGTGAAACGGTTTTGACAGGGGCGACTTTAGTCTTTGACGTGAGCAGACTCGACGAAATGCCTCCGTCGTATTGGATGCGAACATAAATCGCTGCCCCATAGGCCTTCTGAGATGCATCACAGAAGCCGTGGATCTGAACTTGTGCTCCCGGTCGGAATTGTACCCAACGCGGGACGCGAACCTTGTGGAGGGAACTATGGCTGCGAAGGAAATTATGCCAGCGTTGCCGTAGCTCTGCAGGGAGAAACTCGTCCCATCCAATGCCGGCTAACCATATATCCTGCATTAGGATCTTGGCCTGGGCTACAAATGGGGACAACCATCCAGCGGGATCGAACAGTTTTGCGATTTGCGATAGGACGTTGCGCTTGGAATAATTCGCATTGACAACAAGCTCAGTCGGGACAAAATAGAACTCATCCGCCTTGGCGTTCCACCGTATTCCCAACGTTTTCGTGGTGCTCACCTCTTCGATGTCGAGGAAGTCACCTGACAGCAGGTGGTCTGAAGGAAGTGCCTTTAGGAGAGTTCGCTCATTTACTGTCCACTTGCGGAGAGGAAATCCTGCGGAGCTCAGAGCTGTCCTCAACTCCTGAATGGCTAAAATAGCCTCGATCTTCGTGTGGGCTCCTGCAAGCACATCgtccacatacatataatctGAAATTATTCGAGACGCCCGTGGATATAGGGCGTGGACATCCTCGGACAGCTGCCGCAACGTTCGTAAAGCTAGAAACGGGGCACAATTAACTCCAAACGT is a window of Drosophila teissieri strain GT53w unplaced genomic scaffold, Prin_Dtei_1.1 Segkk7_quiver_pilon_scaf, whole genome shotgun sequence DNA encoding:
- the LOC122625786 gene encoding uncharacterized protein LOC122625786; its protein translation is MLIRQTQRADYPEEYNILQSKGQLPSSSCILNLNPFLDADGIMRSCGRLTASDSLSYDERHPILLAYHFKLAELLVTFTHRISIHGGNQLMVRLIRTRYWIPKLRNLIKRVTTTCKVCVIHRKKVQSQLMGKLPQSRATYSRPFTHTGLAFAGSFDVKSYSGRACRITKGYVCVFVCISTKAIHLEATSDLTTEKFLGAFSRFAARRGCPLHLYSDNGKTFVGAEKALTEDFIAAVKEKVTSSFSHQSLSWHFNPPGAPHMGGLWEAGVKSFKTHFYKTTGNFKYTLEELSTLLCRIEACLNSRPISAMSEDPSDILAHVTCH